Proteins encoded by one window of Bauldia sp.:
- a CDS encoding TfoX/Sxy family protein has translation MADVDHLTELFAPVRGVTFKRMFSGYGIMKDGMMFALIAGDVLYFRADDAAVARHKAEGAPQWQPHMRGKTMTTMPYWQVPERLFDEPDEFAEWAREAFAIAKRHNAEKAKKKPAARKKPAAAKSAKPKPKAAPKRR, from the coding sequence GTGGCCGACGTCGATCACCTGACCGAACTGTTCGCGCCGGTTCGCGGCGTGACTTTCAAGCGCATGTTCAGCGGCTACGGCATCATGAAGGACGGCATGATGTTTGCGCTGATCGCTGGCGACGTACTCTACTTCCGCGCCGACGATGCGGCGGTAGCACGGCACAAGGCCGAGGGCGCGCCACAATGGCAGCCGCACATGCGCGGCAAGACCATGACGACGATGCCGTACTGGCAGGTGCCGGAGCGGCTGTTCGACGAGCCGGACGAATTTGCCGAGTGGGCGCGCGAGGCTTTCGCGATAGCGAAGCGGCACAACGCGGAGAAGGCGAAGAAGAAGCCGGCAGCACGAAAGAAACCGGCCGCCGCGAAATCCGCCAAGCCCAAACCAAAAGCGGCGCCGAAGCGCCGCTGA
- the parE gene encoding DNA topoisomerase IV subunit B, whose translation MPKKPPKSRPAASRAPKKTGRAGDDLFAEVEKGIGKLKVVAEAAKREKAVPMKKAVGDDSYSAADIEVLEGLEPVRRRPGMYIGGTDEKGLHHLFAEVIDNSMDEAVAGHATWIEVEMEPDGFVTVTDNGRGIPVDPHPKFKPKSALEVIMTMLHSGGKFDSKVYDTSGGLHGVGVSVVNALSEVLEVEVALRRRLYKQTFARGVPTSKLKDLGEVHNRRGTRIRFKPDGQIFKGGLKFGPERLFKMARAKAYLFGGVEIRWSAPAELVKGTDVPEKATFHFPGGLSEYLAAELAGEKTIAPIFAGRTEKASGHGAVEWAVAWYPGDGFIRSYANTIPTGEGGTHETGLRNALTRGLKAYAELSGNKQGGIITADDVMTSAAAMLSVFIREPEFVGQTKDRLSTAEATRVVENAMRDPFDHWLAASPNDATRLLEWVVERAEERLRRRQEKEIGRQNASRKLRLPGKLADCSSTTKLETEIFIVEGDSAGGSAKQARNRTTQAILPLRGKILNVASAGREKLTQNQQLADLLQALGVSTRSAFRIDDLRYDRVIIMTDADVDGAHIASLLITFFYQELPELIRGGHLYLAVPPLYRLTQGAKTVYARDDAHRERLMKTEFKGNGKVEVGRFKGLGEMMPSQLKETTMDPGTRTLLRVAIAEGQRTPDAVDALMGNKPELRFKFIQERAEFAQDLDI comes from the coding sequence ATGCCCAAGAAGCCGCCGAAATCCCGCCCCGCTGCCAGCCGCGCGCCGAAAAAGACCGGCCGCGCGGGCGACGACCTTTTCGCCGAGGTCGAGAAGGGCATCGGCAAGCTGAAGGTCGTGGCCGAGGCCGCCAAGCGCGAGAAGGCGGTGCCGATGAAGAAGGCGGTCGGCGACGACAGCTACTCGGCCGCCGACATCGAGGTGCTGGAGGGGCTGGAGCCGGTCCGCCGCCGTCCGGGCATGTACATCGGCGGCACCGACGAGAAGGGCCTGCACCACCTCTTCGCCGAGGTCATCGACAACTCGATGGACGAGGCGGTCGCGGGCCATGCGACCTGGATCGAAGTCGAGATGGAGCCGGACGGCTTCGTCACGGTCACCGACAACGGCCGCGGCATTCCCGTCGATCCGCATCCGAAGTTCAAGCCGAAGTCGGCGCTCGAAGTCATCATGACGATGCTGCACTCGGGCGGCAAATTCGACTCCAAGGTCTACGACACCTCGGGCGGCCTGCACGGCGTCGGCGTCTCGGTGGTGAACGCGCTGTCCGAGGTGCTGGAGGTCGAGGTCGCGCTGCGGCGGCGGCTCTACAAGCAGACCTTCGCGCGCGGCGTGCCGACTTCCAAGCTCAAGGACCTCGGCGAAGTCCACAACCGCCGCGGCACGCGCATCCGATTCAAGCCGGACGGGCAGATCTTCAAGGGCGGGCTGAAGTTCGGTCCCGAGCGCCTGTTCAAGATGGCGCGCGCCAAGGCCTATCTTTTCGGCGGCGTCGAAATCCGCTGGTCGGCCCCGGCCGAACTGGTCAAGGGCACCGACGTCCCCGAGAAGGCGACGTTCCATTTCCCCGGCGGCCTCTCCGAATATCTGGCGGCCGAGCTCGCCGGCGAGAAGACGATCGCGCCGATCTTCGCCGGCCGCACCGAGAAGGCATCCGGCCACGGCGCGGTCGAATGGGCGGTGGCGTGGTATCCGGGCGACGGCTTCATCCGCTCGTACGCCAACACGATCCCGACCGGCGAAGGCGGCACGCACGAGACGGGCCTCCGCAACGCGCTGACGCGCGGCCTCAAGGCCTACGCCGAACTCTCCGGCAACAAGCAGGGCGGCATCATCACCGCCGACGACGTGATGACCTCGGCGGCGGCGATGCTGTCGGTATTCATCCGCGAGCCGGAATTCGTCGGGCAGACGAAGGACCGGCTGTCGACGGCGGAGGCGACGCGCGTCGTCGAGAACGCAATGCGCGACCCGTTCGATCATTGGCTTGCGGCCTCGCCCAACGATGCGACGCGGCTGCTCGAATGGGTGGTGGAGCGCGCCGAGGAGCGGCTGCGCCGCCGGCAGGAAAAAGAAATCGGCCGGCAGAACGCCTCGCGCAAGCTCCGCCTGCCCGGCAAGCTCGCCGACTGCTCGTCGACGACGAAGCTGGAAACCGAAATCTTTATCGTCGAGGGCGACAGCGCCGGCGGCTCGGCCAAGCAGGCGCGCAATCGGACGACGCAGGCGATCCTTCCCTTGCGCGGCAAGATCCTCAACGTCGCCAGCGCCGGCCGCGAGAAGCTGACGCAGAACCAGCAGCTCGCCGATCTCCTTCAGGCGCTGGGCGTCTCGACGCGTTCGGCCTTCCGCATCGACGATCTCCGCTATGACCGCGTGATCATCATGACCGACGCCGACGTCGATGGCGCCCACATCGCCTCGCTGCTGATCACCTTCTTCTACCAGGAACTGCCGGAGCTGATCCGCGGCGGCCATCTCTATCTCGCCGTGCCGCCGCTCTACCGGCTGACGCAGGGCGCCAAGACCGTTTACGCGCGCGACGATGCGCACCGCGAGCGGCTGATGAAGACGGAGTTCAAGGGCAACGGCAAGGTCGAGGTCGGCCGCTTCAAGGGCCTCGGCGAGATGATGCCGTCGCAGCTCAAGGAAACGACGATGGACCCGGGCACGCGCACGCTGCTGCGCGTCGCCATCGCCGAGGGCCAGCGGACGCCCGACGCCGTCGATGCCTTGATGGGCAACAAGCCGGAGCTGCGGTTCAAGTTTATTCAGGAGCGCGCGGAGTTCGCGCAGGATCTGGATATCTGA
- a CDS encoding helix-turn-helix transcriptional regulator, with translation MGRSTAARAATRIKQLCCLGVGREAVMPAIFDELNRLLPSVSMLAFFLDGKQKLAGGYTNNPEAATTGPLYLSEFHGRRGRELGGAFPDNVRTQIGVQDYADALGAIDVDQPTFDRSDFYNLIYRPQRIYWFTRLLVREGGNGRAVGSLTLYRGLKERPWLEAERRRLASLEPFFVQALAHTGESGEPLADSGRSGVVVADATGKLVSWSLEGRRLLDLATHPVVTDQTDFSRWGTLPPPLVRICRNLVRVFGDDPSAPAPVHYHRNPWGGFLFRAEWLKGAGPAMDRISIAVTHREPLRLALTRRVGDLNLSRRQSEVCVLLANGASNEAIGERLGISRHTAIAHGRWIYDKLDVHNRAELVNRLLAPGAIH, from the coding sequence ATGGGAAGGTCGACCGCCGCCAGAGCCGCAACGCGCATCAAGCAGCTCTGCTGCCTGGGTGTCGGCCGCGAGGCCGTGATGCCCGCGATCTTCGACGAATTGAATAGGCTGCTGCCCAGCGTCTCGATGCTGGCGTTCTTCCTCGACGGGAAACAGAAACTCGCCGGCGGCTACACCAACAATCCGGAAGCGGCGACGACGGGGCCGCTCTACCTCAGCGAATTCCACGGGCGTCGCGGACGCGAACTGGGCGGCGCCTTTCCCGACAACGTGCGCACCCAGATCGGCGTGCAGGACTACGCCGATGCGCTGGGCGCCATCGACGTCGACCAGCCCACCTTCGACCGCAGCGACTTCTACAATCTCATCTACCGCCCGCAGCGCATCTACTGGTTCACGCGCCTGCTGGTGCGGGAAGGCGGCAACGGCCGCGCCGTCGGCAGCCTCACGCTCTACCGCGGTCTGAAGGAGCGGCCGTGGTTGGAGGCCGAGCGCCGGCGCCTCGCATCGCTTGAGCCGTTCTTCGTTCAGGCATTGGCCCACACCGGCGAAAGCGGCGAGCCGCTCGCCGATAGCGGCCGCAGCGGCGTCGTCGTCGCTGACGCCACCGGCAAGCTCGTATCGTGGTCGCTGGAGGGCCGCCGCCTGCTCGATCTCGCCACCCATCCGGTGGTGACGGATCAGACCGACTTCAGCCGCTGGGGCACGCTGCCGCCGCCGCTCGTCCGCATCTGCCGCAACCTGGTGCGCGTCTTTGGCGACGATCCCTCGGCGCCCGCGCCGGTGCACTATCATCGCAACCCGTGGGGCGGTTTCCTTTTCCGGGCCGAGTGGCTGAAGGGGGCGGGCCCGGCGATGGATCGCATCAGCATCGCGGTGACCCATCGTGAGCCGCTGCGCCTGGCGCTGACCCGCCGCGTCGGCGATCTGAACCTCAGCCGCCGGCAGTCCGAGGTCTGCGTGCTGCTCGCTAACGGCGCCTCGAACGAGGCGATCGGCGAGCGCCTTGGCATCAGCCGCCACACCGCGATCGCCCACGGCCGCTGGATCTACGACAAGCTCGATGTCCACAACCGGGCGGAACTGGTGAACCGGCTCCTGGCGCCGGGCGCCATCCACTAG
- a CDS encoding GNAT family N-acetyltransferase, with protein sequence MELTFSPFRPADLAEYASWFADGETSRHISNPDALWLAHVMGEAGAWAVRDAAGALVAVVEAEGDAMRGYVSVTVEPSRRGHGIGADAIKRFHAGPGARFAVLEGRISPQNVASLAMVQKAGFVLMASEPDVDGLLRYELRKPGR encoded by the coding sequence ATGGAGCTTACCTTCTCACCCTTCCGGCCGGCGGACCTCGCCGAGTACGCGTCGTGGTTCGCCGACGGCGAAACCTCGCGTCACATCTCCAATCCGGACGCGCTGTGGCTGGCCCACGTCATGGGCGAGGCGGGCGCCTGGGCGGTCCGCGACGCCGCCGGCGCCCTGGTCGCGGTTGTCGAGGCCGAGGGCGACGCCATGCGCGGCTACGTCTCGGTGACAGTCGAGCCCTCGCGCCGCGGCCACGGCATCGGCGCCGACGCGATCAAGCGGTTCCACGCCGGCCCCGGCGCGCGCTTCGCGGTGCTGGAGGGCCGCATCTCGCCGCAGAATGTCGCGAGCCTCGCCATGGTGCAGAAGGCCGGCTTCGTCCTCATGGCCTCCGAGCCCGACGTCGACGGCCTGCTGCGCTACGAACTCAGGAAGCCCGGCCGGTGA
- a CDS encoding cupin domain-containing protein, whose translation MRTSLPAIAAVFLLVMSAASAEEPYEAAGSTGEPLLEATETVDGATLAYPDVGAPRLFSIRLTIEPGGRTALHHHPVPTYVYVLEGEMELHYGDAVKTFKAGEALVEPLNKPTQVFNRGSAPLKMLVVQIESTEIEGAVAEH comes from the coding sequence ATGCGCACGTCACTGCCCGCTATTGCCGCCGTCTTCTTGCTGGTCATGTCGGCCGCATCGGCCGAGGAACCGTATGAAGCCGCGGGTTCGACCGGCGAGCCTCTGCTCGAAGCGACCGAGACCGTCGATGGCGCGACGCTGGCCTATCCGGATGTCGGCGCGCCACGCCTGTTCTCCATCCGCCTCACGATCGAGCCGGGCGGGCGCACGGCGCTTCACCATCATCCGGTGCCGACCTACGTCTACGTCCTCGAGGGCGAGATGGAGCTGCACTACGGCGACGCGGTGAAGACCTTCAAGGCGGGCGAGGCTCTGGTCGAGCCGCTCAACAAGCCGACGCAGGTTTTCAATCGCGGATCGGCGCCGCTGAAGATGCTGGTCGTGCAGATCGAAAGCACCGAGATCGAAGGCGCGGTCGCGGAGCACTAG
- a CDS encoding DEAD/DEAH box helicase produces the protein MSFQDLGLSPKVLAAVEASGYTSPTPIQAQAIPHVLTRRDVVGIAQTGTGKTASFVLPMLTMLESGRARARMPRTLILEPTRELAAQVEENFTRYGRNHKLTVALIIGGVSFDDQIKKLDRGADILIATPGRLLDLFERGKILMNGVEILVIDEADRMLDMGFIPDIERICKMLPPSRQTLFFSATMPPEIKRLADAFLKDPIRVEASKPATAAATISQHIVNAGREPADKRAVLRALIRGATDFKNAIIFSNRKRDVATLQRSLVKHGFNAGGLHGDMDQRSRTQTLDDFRKGKLTLLVASDVAARGLDIPAVSHVFNFDVPTHSEDYIHRIGRTGRAGLKGTAITIATSLDRKYVAGIEKMIGMPIPPMEVEADAERAVSINLGRSERDESSEGESRRGGRGRRGGRGDRHEAPRGERPAAPVQAERPPPVQAERPAPVQAERAAPVEAPAPAARREEAPRHEPRPQQEHRREEHRGPRNHDQPRRDDQRRDNNRRDRDDGPPVVGLGDHMPDFLRRPVKLPTETE, from the coding sequence ATGAGCTTTCAGGATCTCGGACTCTCCCCGAAAGTCCTCGCCGCGGTCGAGGCCAGCGGCTACACGTCGCCGACGCCGATCCAGGCGCAGGCCATCCCCCACGTACTGACCCGGCGCGACGTCGTCGGCATCGCGCAGACCGGCACCGGCAAGACGGCGTCGTTCGTGCTGCCGATGCTGACCATGCTGGAGTCGGGCCGGGCGCGGGCGCGCATGCCGCGCACCCTGATCCTCGAGCCGACGCGCGAACTCGCGGCGCAGGTCGAGGAAAACTTCACGCGCTACGGCCGCAACCACAAGCTCACCGTCGCCCTCATCATCGGCGGCGTCTCCTTCGACGACCAGATCAAGAAGCTCGACCGCGGTGCCGATATCCTGATCGCGACGCCGGGCCGCCTGCTCGACCTCTTCGAGCGCGGCAAGATTTTGATGAACGGTGTCGAGATCCTGGTCATCGACGAAGCCGACCGCATGCTCGACATGGGCTTCATCCCGGACATCGAGCGCATCTGCAAGATGCTGCCGCCCTCGCGCCAGACGCTGTTCTTCTCGGCGACCATGCCGCCGGAGATCAAACGGCTTGCCGACGCCTTCCTCAAGGACCCGATCCGCGTCGAGGCCTCCAAGCCAGCGACCGCGGCGGCGACGATCAGCCAGCACATCGTCAACGCGGGCCGCGAGCCGGCCGACAAGCGCGCCGTGCTGCGCGCCCTCATCCGCGGCGCCACCGATTTCAAGAACGCGATCATCTTCTCCAACCGCAAGCGCGACGTCGCCACCCTGCAGCGCTCGCTGGTCAAGCACGGCTTCAACGCCGGCGGCCTGCACGGCGACATGGACCAGCGCTCGCGCACGCAGACGCTGGACGATTTCCGCAAGGGCAAGCTGACGCTGCTCGTCGCCTCCGACGTCGCGGCGCGCGGCCTCGATATTCCGGCGGTCAGCCACGTCTTCAATTTCGACGTGCCGACGCACTCGGAAGACTACATCCACCGCATCGGCCGCACCGGCCGCGCCGGCCTTAAGGGCACCGCGATCACCATTGCGACCTCGCTCGATCGCAAGTACGTCGCCGGCATCGAGAAGATGATCGGCATGCCGATCCCGCCGATGGAAGTCGAGGCCGACGCCGAGCGCGCCGTCTCGATCAACCTCGGCCGCAGCGAGCGCGACGAAAGCAGCGAGGGCGAAAGCCGCCGCGGCGGACGTGGGCGCCGCGGTGGACGCGGCGATCGCCACGAGGCTCCGCGCGGCGAGCGGCCTGCCGCTCCCGTTCAGGCGGAACGTCCGCCGCCGGTTCAGGCGGAGCGTCCTGCTCCGGTTCAAGCCGAACGTGCTGCCCCGGTCGAGGCGCCCGCCCCGGCAGCGCGGCGCGAGGAAGCGCCGCGCCATGAGCCGCGGCCGCAGCAGGAACATCGCCGCGAGGAACATCGCGGCCCGCGCAACCACGACCAGCCGCGCCGCGACGACCAGCGCCGCGACAACAACCGGCGCGATCGCGACGACGGCCCGCCGGTGGTGGGCCTCGGCGATCACATGCCGGATTTCCTCCGCCGGCCGGTGAAGCTGCCGACCGAGACGGAATAA
- a CDS encoding NAD-dependent epimerase/dehydratase family protein, whose product MTRAVIIGGSGHIGTYLVPRLVEAGFEVVNVTRGKRAPYSPHAAWKKVTTVVADREAEERTGTFGARIRDLKPDIVLDMICFTRASAEHLATALRGKVRHFLHTGTIWVHGHATVVPTSEATPRRPFGTYGIEKAAIEELLLDQARRGDLPATLIHPGHIVGPGWAPVNPAGNFNAAVFTTLARGEELTIPNLGMETVHHVHADDVAQIFMKAIANWSASVGESFHVVSPAAVTLRGFAEAMADWFGREADLAFLPWEEWKARQTDPGDIEATWSHIAHSPNASIAKAARLLDYQPRYTSLEAVRESVAWLVDHGQVKTGKP is encoded by the coding sequence GTGACCCGCGCCGTCATCATCGGCGGCAGCGGCCACATCGGCACATATCTGGTGCCGCGGCTGGTCGAGGCCGGCTTCGAGGTCGTGAACGTCACGCGCGGCAAGCGCGCGCCGTATTCGCCGCACGCCGCGTGGAAGAAGGTGACCACCGTCGTCGCCGACCGCGAGGCGGAGGAGCGGACAGGGACCTTCGGCGCGCGTATCCGCGACCTGAAACCCGATATCGTGCTCGACATGATCTGCTTCACCCGCGCCAGCGCCGAGCATCTGGCAACCGCGCTGCGCGGCAAGGTCCGGCATTTTCTGCACACCGGCACGATCTGGGTTCACGGCCACGCGACGGTGGTGCCGACGAGCGAGGCGACGCCGCGCAGGCCGTTCGGCACCTACGGCATCGAGAAGGCTGCGATCGAGGAACTGCTGCTCGATCAAGCCCGCCGCGGCGACCTGCCGGCAACGCTGATCCACCCCGGCCACATCGTCGGTCCCGGCTGGGCGCCGGTGAACCCGGCCGGCAACTTCAACGCCGCCGTCTTCACGACGCTGGCGCGGGGCGAGGAGCTGACGATCCCCAATCTCGGCATGGAGACGGTGCACCACGTCCACGCCGACGACGTCGCGCAGATTTTCATGAAGGCGATCGCCAACTGGAGCGCCTCGGTCGGCGAATCCTTCCACGTCGTCTCGCCGGCGGCGGTCACGCTCCGCGGCTTCGCCGAGGCGATGGCCGACTGGTTCGGGCGCGAGGCCGACCTGGCGTTCCTGCCGTGGGAGGAGTGGAAGGCGCGCCAGACCGACCCCGGCGACATCGAGGCGACGTGGTCGCACATCGCCCACAGCCCGAACGCCAGCATCGCCAAGGCCGCGCGGCTGCTCGACTACCAGCCGCGCTACACCTCGCTGGAGGCGGTGCGGGAGTCGGTCGCCTGGCTGGTCGACCACGGTCAGGTGAAGACGGGCAAGCCGTAG